TATCCAATTTTGGATGTGGTACGGCAATACGATGCTTATCCTGATCGCCGGCGTGCTCGGCATAAACCCCGTATTGTTCGAATCCGCGGCGATTGATGGCGCGAACGGGGTGCAAACTTTCTTCCGCATCACGCTGCCGGGCCTCCGAACCATCTTGCTGTTCACTCTGGTCACGTCGATGATCGGCGGCCTGCAAATGTTCGATATCCCGCAGTTGTTCCTGCTTGGCGGACCGGACAACGCAACGATCACTGCCTCCATGTTCATATACGGGCAAGCTTTTAAAGGCAGCTATTTGTATAATCGCGCCGCTGCGGCCAGCATGATCATGTTCGTAATCGCGGCCGTGTTGTCCGCACTGCTGTTTTACTGGCTGCGCGACCGCGACGCGGCAAGGCTCAGAAAGGAAGAAAAGAAACTCAGAAAGGCTGAAAGAGCATTGGCAAAGGGGGGCGTAATGCATGGCTAAAATTCTGGAAAGCAATCCCGTCTCCCGGGGAATTAACAGGACAATCGTTTATGTGGTCTGCATCTTCCTGTCACTGCTCAGCATCGTTCCGTTTTTGATCATGTTTGTAAACGCGACGCGATCAACGCCGGAAATTCAAAGCGGTCTTTCGCTGATTCCGTCGACGCATTTGATGACCAACTGGCAAGTGCTCTTGAACAAAAGTTTCGACCCGTTCAAAGGGTTCCTGAACTCGTTCATCGTCTCAGGCGGCACGACCATCCTGACGGTCTATTTTTCGTCTTTGACCGCATATGCGCTAGTGGTGTACAACTGGAAAATGCGCCAGCCTTTCTTTACGTTCATTATGGCCATCATGATGATCCCGTCGCAGGCCAGTGCCATCGGGTTCTACCAATTCATGTATCAATTGCATTGGACAAACAGTTTCTTGCCGCTGATTCTGCCCGCAATCGCGGCGCCGGCGGTGGTGTTCTTTATGCGCCAATATCTGCTCGGCTCCCTGTCGATAGAGATCGTGGAGGCGGCGCGCGCCGACGGATCGGGCGAGTTCTATACGTTCAACCGGATCATTTTGCCGATCATGATGCCGGCAATTGCGACGCAAGCCATCTTTGCTTTTGTCGCCAGTTGGAACAACCTGTTCATGCCGTTGATTCTCCTGACGCAAAAAGATAAATATACGCTGCCGATTATGGTAAGTCTGCTGCGCGGCGATATTTACAAAACGGAGTTCGGGTCGATTTACTTGGGCCTGTCTCTGACCGTGCTGCCGTTGTTTGTGATTTACTTCCTGTTGTCGCGGTATATTATTGCCGGCGTGGCGCTAGGCGGTGTAAAAGAGTAGTTTTTCAATTCGCAGTCGCATATCGAATAAAGTTAAAAGCCCGGCCTTATGCGGTCGGGCTTTTGCTTGGCATAGGGTTTCGACGATTCTGCTAAAACGATTGGTATGGATGTAGAAATCATGGCGATTTTCCGCGAAGTCCGTGATGCCAACATTTCCCGAGATTGCATCCATTCTCTGCCATCTCTATGGTGTACGGACTCCCTACGGCAATCCAGACCACAGTATATTCGGCCATACCCAGATCTGAAACAACTCTTTGGTGACAGACTACGGATTTACAGTGAACCCGGTTAAACCAACTACTTTTTCGACGAAAAATGTTTTCTAGAGCTTTTATACGGGCGGATGCTCAAGAACCGTAAATCTCGACTTCGGTCAGGCTATTCCAATCGTTGGAGGTGTTGCCGTGACCGACATAACGGACGTAACGCGCCGTCG
This sequence is a window from Bacilli bacterium. Protein-coding genes within it:
- a CDS encoding carbohydrate ABC transporter permease, with product MAKILESNPVSRGINRTIVYVVCIFLSLLSIVPFLIMFVNATRSTPEIQSGLSLIPSTHLMTNWQVLLNKSFDPFKGFLNSFIVSGGTTILTVYFSSLTAYALVVYNWKMRQPFFTFIMAIMMIPSQASAIGFYQFMYQLHWTNSFLPLILPAIAAPAVVFFMRQYLLGSLSIEIVEAARADGSGEFYTFNRIILPIMMPAIATQAIFAFVASWNNLFMPLILLTQKDKYTLPIMVSLLRGDIYKTEFGSIYLGLSLTVLPLFVIYFLLSRYIIAGVALGGVKE